One segment of Leptospirillum ferrooxidans C2-3 DNA contains the following:
- the rpmI gene encoding 50S ribosomal protein L35, with amino-acid sequence MATGKSLKTKSSAKKRFSVTGTGKISFHQGGKRHLMTGKSSKRTRSLKDSILSKGQADNIRVLLPH; translated from the coding sequence ATGGCCACAGGAAAGTCCCTTAAGACAAAAAGTTCGGCCAAGAAGAGATTCTCTGTAACAGGTACAGGGAAAATTTCTTTTCATCAGGGCGGAAAGCGTCACCTGATGACCGGTAAGTCTTCCAAAAGAACCCGCTCCCTGAAAGACAGCATCCTTTCAAAGGGTCAGGCAGACAATATCAGAGTGCTTTTACCTCACTAA
- the rplT gene encoding 50S ribosomal protein L20, translated as MPRVKGGTIHKARRKKIMDLAKGFWGGRSRLYRSARHTVEKGLTYAYRDRKVKKREFRSLWIQRINAACRAQSISYSRFIAGLKKLEIGLDRKILADLALNKPEVFGELTAKVKQAI; from the coding sequence ATGCCGAGAGTCAAAGGCGGGACGATACACAAGGCCCGACGAAAAAAGATCATGGATTTGGCCAAGGGGTTCTGGGGAGGTCGTTCAAGACTTTACAGATCAGCCCGCCATACAGTTGAAAAAGGCCTGACCTATGCTTATCGCGATCGCAAAGTCAAAAAGCGCGAGTTCCGTTCACTCTGGATCCAGAGAATTAACGCAGCTTGCCGCGCCCAGTCCATTTCTTACAGCCGGTTTATTGCGGGGCTCAAAAAGCTTGAGATCGGACTTGACCGTAAGATTCTGGCGGATCTGGCACTGAACAAGCCAGAGGTTTTCGGCGAATTGACTGCAAAGGTCAAACAGGCCATATAA
- the pheT gene encoding phenylalanine--tRNA ligase subunit beta, with protein MPTLDALKSDMEKLLGSSIIIDEFDRRLDWVKGELKHYDPETGTIRIELNDTNRPDLWSVEGIVRQLLGGQSPSKRPWSQMISPTTPLRSIRVDPTVFTVRPYIGGFLAKGPGLGEEGLRQLISSQEKLSDLFGRKRQDIAIGVYPAKNILFPVTYEAVSPDEHSFTPLGQDSPMTLSRIVQEHPKGKEYGHLLSPHSLWTILRDQGGKILSMPPVTNARHTGEVTAEDDWLFVEATGHDQERIRLVMNIMAANLFDRGFQIEPILVDDSRGKTQNPQSAGDRILVPGNLPSEVSGEAVLPQDFIRALLSYGYPSIQQQEKGFLVTVPFMRDDVLHPIDCVEDYLIARGFDSLTPVMPTFFTPGRAAKEGEMEDRVRSLMAGIGFQEILSNILTETDSLSSALGRPTGPIVEIDNPISRQYGALRSTFLSQLMNAEALSSRFPYPHRIFEVGEAAEKEGSPSTIRETILFTALVAHPTASVSEVAGIIVEVLRYLGLTAKLVSKDIPPYIKGRSAEIFILEKPDIAIGELGEIDPETLDIFGIRMPTSMFEVRLDRILRPLPPTG; from the coding sequence TTGCCAACACTCGACGCACTCAAATCCGACATGGAAAAACTTCTTGGATCCAGCATCATCATCGACGAGTTTGATCGCCGCCTGGACTGGGTCAAGGGAGAGCTCAAACATTACGACCCGGAAACGGGAACCATCCGCATCGAATTGAACGATACCAATCGACCTGACCTCTGGTCTGTCGAGGGTATTGTCCGTCAGCTTCTGGGTGGACAGTCCCCTTCAAAACGCCCATGGAGCCAGATGATTTCACCAACCACGCCACTCAGGAGCATCCGGGTCGATCCGACCGTCTTCACGGTCAGACCCTATATTGGCGGCTTTCTGGCAAAAGGACCCGGACTTGGAGAGGAAGGTCTCAGACAGCTGATCAGTTCCCAGGAAAAGCTTTCGGATCTGTTCGGACGAAAACGCCAGGATATCGCAATCGGCGTTTACCCCGCCAAGAACATCCTATTTCCCGTCACCTACGAAGCCGTCTCTCCTGATGAGCATTCGTTCACTCCGCTCGGCCAAGACTCCCCAATGACCCTTTCCCGGATCGTTCAAGAACACCCCAAAGGGAAAGAATATGGACATCTGTTATCCCCTCATTCCCTCTGGACCATTCTTCGGGATCAGGGCGGGAAGATCCTGTCGATGCCTCCGGTTACCAACGCAAGGCATACCGGAGAGGTCACGGCCGAAGATGATTGGCTTTTTGTCGAAGCCACAGGCCATGATCAGGAAAGGATCCGGCTGGTGATGAATATCATGGCCGCCAATCTCTTCGATCGCGGATTTCAGATCGAGCCCATTCTCGTTGACGATTCCAGGGGAAAGACACAAAATCCCCAGTCCGCAGGGGACCGCATTTTAGTCCCTGGCAATCTGCCTTCCGAAGTCTCCGGAGAAGCGGTTTTACCGCAGGACTTCATCAGGGCGCTTCTTTCCTATGGGTATCCATCGATACAGCAGCAGGAAAAAGGATTTCTGGTGACCGTTCCGTTCATGAGGGATGACGTGCTCCACCCTATTGACTGTGTTGAGGATTATCTCATCGCAAGGGGTTTTGATAGTCTGACACCGGTTATGCCCACTTTCTTCACACCCGGAAGAGCCGCAAAAGAAGGAGAAATGGAAGATCGGGTCCGTTCCCTGATGGCTGGAATCGGATTTCAGGAAATCCTGTCCAACATTCTTACGGAAACCGATTCATTGTCTTCCGCCCTTGGCCGGCCAACTGGGCCCATTGTAGAGATTGACAACCCCATTTCCAGACAATATGGCGCACTCCGTTCCACGTTTCTGTCACAGCTGATGAATGCGGAAGCACTCTCCAGCCGATTCCCTTACCCCCACCGGATCTTTGAGGTCGGAGAAGCTGCAGAAAAAGAAGGATCTCCCTCAACCATCCGGGAGACAATCCTCTTTACAGCCCTTGTGGCCCACCCGACTGCATCTGTGTCTGAGGTTGCAGGCATTATTGTCGAAGTTCTGAGATATCTCGGCCTCACTGCAAAGCTTGTCTCGAAGGATATCCCTCCGTACATCAAGGGACGCTCCGCAGAGATCTTTATCCTGGAAAAACCGGATATCGCCATCGGGGAACTGGGAGAGATCGATCCGGAAACACTGGATATTTTTGGTATCCGGATGCCAACCTCCATGTTCGAAGTACGGCTGGACCGCATTCTCCGGCCACTTCCCCCTACCGGATGA
- the pheS gene encoding phenylalanine--tRNA ligase subunit alpha, with product MTHTFHPLEVTLLKALMTATEPEDANKLESRTQLSSGQLSMALGWLEAKKLIEIHPGPPETEVTVTDSGREILEEGFPEEVIIDRIRKDPTLTIAKLREGVSDPATISKAIGDLKSQGIISILEGGILAVTAPLPESLVRSFDLIRAIEKEGSILLESLPQEDRELLEGQSRKRGKGKGILRLDVRDTRCFSLIPGLVDLEDLELEEGALGAVTPEMLQNKTYKGKRFRPYSLETPAPRPPIGLLHPYRSYLDEVRGHLVRLGFTEMSGTLVENEFWNMDALFIPQTHPARNIHDIYLIREPRESALLDPELKKEVRAVHAGTENSAGSRGWRQPWSEAQSRRLLLRSQGTALSAHQMASSPDVPGKYFAIARCFRYDQVDQTHAVDFYQAEGIVLEPGASFKTLLGLLTLFAKEVAGAREIHFKPAYFPFTEPSVEIHVKHPVLGWMELGGAGLFRPEVTKPLGIDVPVIAWGLGIDRMAMMSLGLSDIRDLFSGELSTITRMHEARAKSRSVFKNTEKGS from the coding sequence ATGACCCATACATTTCACCCTCTGGAAGTCACTCTTCTGAAGGCGCTCATGACAGCCACAGAACCGGAGGATGCCAATAAACTTGAGTCCCGCACCCAGCTCTCTTCAGGGCAGCTCAGCATGGCTCTCGGATGGCTTGAGGCCAAAAAGCTGATCGAAATCCACCCGGGGCCACCGGAAACGGAGGTGACCGTCACCGACTCCGGAAGAGAGATCCTCGAAGAAGGATTTCCTGAAGAGGTCATCATCGACCGGATCCGCAAAGACCCGACATTGACCATCGCCAAGCTTCGGGAGGGTGTCAGTGACCCGGCAACCATCTCCAAGGCGATCGGAGACCTGAAATCCCAGGGAATCATCTCCATTCTGGAAGGTGGCATCCTCGCCGTAACAGCCCCTCTTCCCGAAAGTCTTGTCCGGTCATTCGATCTTATCCGGGCTATTGAAAAGGAGGGCTCCATCCTTCTTGAGTCTCTCCCGCAGGAAGACAGGGAACTTCTGGAGGGACAATCGAGAAAACGCGGAAAAGGCAAGGGCATTCTGAGGCTGGATGTCAGGGATACACGGTGTTTTTCCCTCATTCCCGGACTTGTCGATCTGGAGGACCTCGAATTGGAGGAAGGAGCACTGGGGGCGGTCACTCCTGAAATGCTCCAGAATAAAACCTACAAGGGAAAACGCTTCCGCCCCTATTCCCTTGAAACTCCCGCTCCACGCCCTCCGATTGGACTTCTTCACCCCTACAGGAGCTATCTCGACGAGGTCAGGGGCCATCTTGTCCGTCTGGGATTTACCGAAATGAGCGGAACGCTTGTGGAAAATGAATTCTGGAACATGGACGCATTATTCATCCCCCAGACCCATCCCGCCCGAAATATCCATGATATCTATCTCATACGCGAGCCCCGGGAATCGGCATTGCTTGATCCTGAGCTTAAAAAAGAGGTCCGGGCTGTCCATGCCGGAACCGAAAATTCCGCAGGAAGCCGAGGCTGGAGACAGCCCTGGAGCGAAGCCCAGTCCAGACGCCTTCTGCTCAGAAGCCAGGGAACGGCCTTATCCGCTCACCAGATGGCCTCTTCACCCGATGTTCCGGGAAAGTATTTCGCCATCGCACGATGCTTCCGTTATGACCAGGTGGACCAGACCCATGCTGTCGACTTCTATCAGGCAGAAGGTATCGTTCTTGAACCAGGAGCTTCGTTCAAGACACTACTGGGCCTTCTGACACTCTTTGCCAAAGAGGTCGCCGGTGCCCGCGAAATTCATTTCAAGCCCGCCTACTTCCCCTTTACCGAGCCCTCCGTCGAGATCCATGTCAAACATCCCGTTCTTGGCTGGATGGAGCTTGGCGGTGCCGGTCTTTTTCGTCCTGAAGTGACAAAACCCCTTGGCATCGATGTCCCGGTAATTGCCTGGGGTCTGGGAATCGATCGCATGGCCATGATGAGTCTTGGTCTTTCCGATATCCGGGATCTTTTTTCGGGTGAGCTCTCGACTATCACCCGCATGCATGAAGCCCGGGCAAAGAGCCGTTCCGTTTTCAAAAACACTGAGAAAGGATCCTGA
- a CDS encoding ATP-binding cassette domain-containing protein, with the protein MMPNDARPDTQRTTEILPPESQTPYLLDVSHITRIFDKPRDSLFSRKETITALQDISFRVPRRSIVGLVGETGSGKTTLGRIVMRLIDPTSGSVLYNGQDLTALRKEPLRQMRKHFQMVFQDPYSSLDPRMTVRNILKEPLSAHDMLPSPKEETQSLGDLLTRVGLRPSDLDRLPKEFSGGGRQRIGIARAIALKPELLVADEPIASLDVSIGAQIINLFSSLNQEDLMTLFFISHDLSVIRYLTDYVVILYRGLKVESGPTTSVFSQPYHPYSRQLLSSLSGEPKGTANRDNTEKEQPLLLPLCPFYDQCPERESICRTDPPPIRVEAAGPSDLWPRDMACHKPL; encoded by the coding sequence ATGATGCCAAATGATGCAAGGCCAGACACCCAGAGAACAACGGAAATCTTGCCCCCCGAAAGTCAGACCCCCTATCTTCTGGATGTCTCCCATATCACGCGTATTTTCGACAAGCCAAGAGACTCTCTTTTTTCACGCAAAGAGACCATCACAGCCCTTCAGGATATCTCTTTCCGGGTTCCGAGACGATCGATCGTCGGACTTGTCGGGGAAACCGGTTCCGGAAAAACCACGCTTGGAAGAATCGTCATGCGACTGATCGATCCGACTTCCGGAAGCGTCCTCTATAATGGGCAGGATCTGACCGCTCTACGGAAGGAACCTCTCCGTCAAATGAGGAAGCATTTTCAGATGGTTTTCCAGGATCCCTATTCAAGCCTTGATCCGAGAATGACCGTCAGAAACATTCTGAAGGAACCCCTTTCGGCTCATGACATGCTTCCATCTCCAAAAGAGGAAACGCAATCCCTGGGGGATCTGCTGACAAGGGTTGGTCTTCGACCTTCCGATCTGGACCGTCTTCCCAAAGAGTTTTCCGGTGGAGGAAGACAGCGGATCGGGATCGCCAGGGCCATTGCCCTGAAGCCGGAACTTCTTGTCGCAGACGAGCCCATCGCCTCCCTCGATGTTTCCATCGGTGCCCAGATCATCAATCTCTTCTCTTCCCTGAATCAAGAAGATCTGATGACTCTTTTCTTTATCTCGCATGACCTGTCGGTGATCCGGTACCTGACCGATTATGTTGTCATTCTTTATCGGGGTCTCAAGGTAGAGTCCGGACCAACGACATCTGTCTTTTCCCAGCCGTACCATCCTTACTCTAGACAGCTTCTCTCCTCCCTGTCCGGAGAACCAAAAGGCACAGCCAATCGGGACAATACAGAAAAGGAACAGCCGCTTCTCCTGCCTTTGTGTCCCTTTTATGACCAGTGTCCAGAACGGGAATCTATATGCCGGACGGACCCTCCGCCCATCAGGGTGGAAGCTGCCGGCCCCTCCGATCTCTGGCCAAGGGACATGGCCTGCCACAAACCACTTTAA
- a CDS encoding ABC transporter ATP-binding protein has translation MEGKDPLLSVRNLTVRIKTPQGEIIPVRELSFDVHPGEILAIVGESGSGKTLSGLSLLGLTPKGSRIQGEIFLRGTPIQSFTETQWNTIRGARIGLVFQEPQSALNPILTIGTQIEEILRSHSGSVQRSEETAFIRSLLERVGLQNPDRIAKSYPHQLSGGMRQRVMIAMATALDPELLILDEPTTALDVTMATQILSLLIEENHRRKTAMILISHDLSVVKNCASRILVMYAGRIIEKCDRNRFFNEGPDHPYSQALLKSRPDKGEYTRHDGPLEAIGGQVPPLWDLPEGCAFSPRCQRADERCRTTVPPWKPYSASDLSEPSENPAIEGSLCFYPGIFP, from the coding sequence ATGGAAGGGAAAGATCCTCTTCTTTCGGTCAGGAACCTTACTGTCCGGATCAAGACGCCACAGGGGGAAATCATCCCCGTCAGGGAACTTTCCTTTGACGTTCATCCGGGAGAAATCCTCGCCATTGTCGGAGAATCAGGATCGGGAAAGACCCTGTCGGGACTTTCCCTCCTCGGACTCACACCAAAAGGCTCTCGAATCCAGGGAGAAATCTTCCTCCGGGGAACCCCTATCCAGAGTTTTACAGAGACCCAATGGAATACCATCAGGGGAGCCCGGATCGGTCTGGTCTTTCAGGAACCCCAAAGCGCCCTGAACCCCATTCTGACGATAGGCACACAGATTGAAGAGATCCTGAGAAGCCATTCTGGATCCGTCCAAAGATCGGAGGAAACAGCCTTCATCCGATCGCTTCTCGAACGGGTGGGGCTTCAGAATCCCGACAGGATCGCAAAATCCTATCCGCACCAGCTCTCGGGTGGAATGAGGCAAAGGGTCATGATCGCCATGGCGACAGCGCTCGATCCTGAACTTCTGATCCTTGATGAGCCAACAACGGCTCTTGATGTCACCATGGCCACCCAGATCCTTTCCTTGCTGATCGAAGAAAATCACAGGCGTAAAACCGCGATGATCCTCATCTCCCACGATCTGTCTGTGGTCAAGAATTGCGCCAGCCGCATTTTGGTGATGTATGCGGGACGGATCATAGAAAAATGCGACAGGAACCGATTCTTTAATGAAGGACCGGACCATCCCTATAGTCAGGCCCTTCTCAAATCACGTCCTGACAAAGGGGAATATACACGTCACGATGGCCCACTTGAAGCCATCGGTGGCCAGGTACCACCTCTCTGGGACCTTCCGGAGGGTTGCGCTTTCTCCCCGAGATGCCAGAGGGCAGATGAAAGATGCAGGACGACAGTTCCTCCATGGAAACCATACTCAGCGTCAGACCTTTCAGAACCTTCAGAAAATCCGGCCATAGAGGGCTCCCTTTGCTTTTACCCGGGAATCTTCCCATGA
- a CDS encoding 6-pyruvoyl trahydropterin synthase family protein — protein MFDITVTTQFSAAHQIPGYPGACARLHGHNWKIEVTIRALTLDHLGMALDYHQAEQMLFPIISELDHTNLNDHPFFSDRTTTSENVAFFIHSRMKQALGNDLQAKNRKLSLMAVTVYETDIYRTTYRETDG, from the coding sequence TTGTTCGATATTACCGTCACAACCCAATTCTCTGCCGCCCACCAGATTCCAGGATACCCGGGGGCCTGTGCCAGGCTCCATGGACATAACTGGAAAATCGAGGTCACCATCAGGGCGCTCACACTCGATCATCTTGGCATGGCGCTCGACTACCACCAGGCCGAACAGATGCTTTTTCCCATCATTTCTGAACTGGACCATACCAACCTCAATGATCACCCTTTTTTCTCCGACAGGACGACCACTTCTGAAAATGTGGCCTTTTTTATCCATTCCCGGATGAAACAGGCTCTTGGCAATGATCTTCAGGCAAAAAACCGAAAACTCAGTCTGATGGCCGTCACTGTCTACGAAACGGATATCTACAGAACCACCTATCGGGAGACCGATGGCTGA
- a CDS encoding WD40/YVTN/BNR-like repeat-containing protein — protein sequence MIVFWGIIFFSGCTKNNAPPFPVFTLPPGTAFRLSQPVPVVASGQKIPRSLRYVGTLDGIASPSEGHFVVVGDQSSIWKSDDGGVSWKRIAPPLMGDFYGIAFSSALVGWISGDDGVLLKTVDGGDHWTRVSVPVKDFFLQSISFPDPLHGFISGEKGIVLATSDGGASWKRLVVPTVQNLYGIAFLTPQHGYVAGWHRTFLETTDGGTTFHPLEMASERVTRQEPSFNVLSTDGKRVLLAGDHGLVYYSPDGNSSHFSKLEIPVRNDLYGAALLPDGSVALSGEGGILLSGKPGSAIEPVIKSEGDLSESDFLGVISSNGKLSAVGTLGVILTPAR from the coding sequence ATGATCGTTTTTTGGGGAATTATTTTCTTTTCCGGTTGTACCAAGAACAATGCTCCACCCTTTCCAGTTTTTACTCTTCCTCCCGGAACAGCCTTTCGACTGTCACAGCCGGTTCCCGTTGTGGCTTCTGGCCAAAAAATTCCCCGCTCCCTCCGCTATGTCGGGACACTTGATGGAATTGCCTCGCCATCAGAAGGTCACTTTGTCGTTGTCGGGGACCAATCATCAATCTGGAAAAGCGATGATGGAGGAGTGTCATGGAAACGGATCGCGCCTCCGCTGATGGGAGATTTTTATGGAATTGCCTTTTCTTCCGCGTTGGTCGGCTGGATCTCGGGGGATGATGGCGTTTTGTTAAAGACTGTTGACGGGGGTGATCACTGGACAAGGGTTTCTGTTCCGGTGAAGGATTTTTTCCTGCAGTCCATCAGTTTTCCCGATCCTCTTCATGGCTTTATTTCAGGGGAAAAGGGAATTGTCCTGGCGACCTCGGATGGTGGGGCCTCCTGGAAGCGTTTGGTCGTGCCGACCGTCCAGAATCTTTATGGGATTGCTTTTTTGACCCCACAACATGGATATGTCGCGGGATGGCATCGCACATTCCTGGAGACAACCGACGGAGGGACGACCTTTCATCCCCTTGAGATGGCTTCGGAGAGGGTGACCAGACAGGAACCCTCCTTCAACGTTCTTTCAACGGACGGTAAAAGGGTCCTCTTGGCGGGGGATCATGGTCTGGTTTACTACTCTCCGGACGGAAACTCTTCCCATTTTTCAAAGCTTGAGATTCCAGTGAGGAATGATCTATATGGGGCGGCTCTCTTGCCCGATGGTTCTGTGGCCCTTTCGGGAGAGGGTGGTATCCTTCTGTCCGGTAAACCGGGCAGCGCCATCGAACCTGTCATAAAGTCCGAAGGGGATTTGTCCGAATCTGATTTTCTGGGGGTGATATCGAGCAACGGGAAGTTGTCAGCCGTCGGGACATTGGGTGTTATCCTGACGCCCGCACGCTGA
- a CDS encoding Fur family transcriptional regulator — protein MKSAKPIQNDINRESEEIKQLVSKFRSLNIQITPQRLVIASALTGTEKHLSVEDIHQIVRKKNSKIGLATVYRTLNLLKGKGLIEEHRFNDEFSRYELHTESHHDHLICIECETVIEFDQPVIEHLQDLAAAEKNFTIVSHRLQIYGICENCATANKKREKNPISP, from the coding sequence ATGAAATCCGCCAAGCCGATACAAAACGATATCAACAGAGAAAGCGAGGAAATCAAGCAGCTTGTCTCCAAATTTCGCTCGCTCAATATTCAGATCACCCCTCAGAGGCTTGTTATTGCCTCAGCCCTTACCGGAACAGAAAAACACCTGTCCGTTGAAGACATTCACCAGATTGTCCGAAAGAAAAACTCCAAGATTGGTCTGGCTACCGTTTACAGGACACTCAATCTGTTAAAGGGAAAAGGGCTCATTGAAGAGCATCGGTTCAACGACGAATTCAGCCGATATGAGCTTCATACCGAATCCCATCACGACCACCTGATCTGTATCGAGTGCGAAACAGTCATTGAATTTGACCAACCGGTGATCGAGCATCTTCAGGATCTGGCTGCTGCAGAAAAAAACTTTACCATCGTTTCCCATAGACTTCAGATCTATGGCATCTGTGAAAACTGTGCAACAGCCAATAAAAAACGGGAAAAGAATCCGATTTCCCCTTGA
- a CDS encoding ATP-binding protein — protein MTEDQRREYKSSWRDEWMKSICGFANAQGGILEVGKDDHGTILGLPDAPKLLVDLPNKIRDVLGIIPSVNLENEEGHEFIRIIVDPSPTPISYKGEYFFRSGATNQTLKGSSLDQFLLRKQGKTWDGVPVPEVSVKDLDEHILDDFRHRAMQSQRLSEKDLKGSDAVLIERLRLTEGTYLKRSALLLFHPDPERFVTGSYVKIGYFSSQTDLLYQDEVHGDLFTQVDNTVDLLRTKYLKALISYEGLQRIETFPMPGDALREAVTNAILHKDYGSHIPIQIRVYDDRLSIWNNGQLPPEWNADRLVREHSSHPFNPEIAHVFFRAGMIESWGRGIERIVESCRKAHIPFPKFLHETTGLRVEFPYPPSHIHPERTTKKTTKKTTKKTREKTREKTETSTTKQIIDLIAADPFLTIRELADKTGVSFDGIVWQIKKLKKENRIERVGPDKGGFWKILK, from the coding sequence ATGACTGAAGATCAGCGACGGGAATACAAAAGCTCCTGGCGGGACGAATGGATGAAGAGCATTTGCGGGTTCGCCAATGCCCAAGGTGGGATTCTTGAGGTGGGAAAGGACGACCATGGAACGATTCTTGGCCTGCCTGATGCTCCCAAGCTGCTCGTGGACCTTCCCAACAAGATTCGAGATGTTTTAGGCATCATCCCGTCCGTAAACCTTGAGAATGAAGAAGGCCATGAGTTCATTAGGATCATTGTGGATCCCTCCCCCACTCCCATCAGCTACAAGGGCGAATATTTCTTTCGGAGCGGGGCCACGAACCAGACCCTCAAAGGCAGCTCCCTCGATCAGTTTCTCCTGCGAAAGCAGGGGAAAACATGGGATGGTGTGCCCGTTCCCGAAGTCTCGGTCAAGGATCTTGACGAACACATTCTCGACGACTTCAGGCATCGTGCCATGCAAAGCCAGAGGCTCTCGGAGAAAGACCTGAAGGGATCTGATGCCGTCCTGATCGAACGGCTTCGGTTGACGGAGGGGACCTACCTAAAGAGGTCCGCCCTTCTCCTCTTCCATCCCGATCCCGAAAGATTCGTGACGGGATCCTATGTCAAGATCGGATACTTTAGTAGCCAAACCGATCTCCTCTATCAGGATGAGGTTCACGGGGATCTCTTCACTCAGGTGGACAACACCGTGGACCTTCTTCGAACCAAGTATCTCAAGGCTCTCATCTCCTACGAGGGTCTCCAGCGGATCGAGACCTTCCCGATGCCGGGTGATGCCCTTCGCGAGGCTGTAACCAACGCCATCCTCCATAAGGACTACGGAAGCCATATCCCCATTCAGATTCGCGTCTACGACGACCGGCTCTCGATCTGGAACAACGGACAGCTCCCCCCGGAGTGGAACGCGGATCGCTTGGTCCGGGAACACTCCTCCCACCCCTTCAACCCCGAGATCGCCCACGTCTTTTTCAGGGCCGGAATGATCGAGTCCTGGGGACGAGGGATCGAACGAATTGTGGAGTCCTGCCGAAAGGCGCACATTCCGTTCCCGAAGTTCCTCCATGAGACAACGGGCTTGCGGGTGGAGTTTCCCTACCCTCCTTCCCATATTCACCCTGAAAGAACTACCAAGAAAACTACCAAGAAAACTACTAAGAAAACTAGGGAGAAAACTAGGGAGAAAACCGAGACAAGCACGACGAAACAGATTATCGATCTGATCGCCGCCGATCCATTCCTTACCATTCGGGAACTGGCCGACAAAACGGGTGTCTCCTTTGACGGAATCGTCTGGCAGATCAAGAAGCTCAAAAAGGAAAACCGAATTGAACGGGTGGGACCGGACAAGGGTGGTTTCTGGAAAATTCTGAAATAG
- a CDS encoding helix-turn-helix domain-containing protein produces MIEPLLTVKEAATHLRIKPSTIRRWIFDRSIEVVHIGRAVRIPTRVVEEIIRDGTRKAISL; encoded by the coding sequence ATGATTGAGCCATTGTTAACCGTTAAAGAAGCGGCAACCCATCTCAGAATCAAGCCCTCCACGATAAGGCGGTGGATCTTTGATCGAAGTATCGAGGTTGTCCACATCGGGCGGGCGGTCAGGATTCCTACCCGAGTCGTGGAGGAAATCATCCGAGACGGGACCCGCAAGGCAATTTCCTTATAG
- a CDS encoding ComEC/Rec2 family competence protein — MNCEIEFLPVGTGSRPGDAIVVRYGEDNNWQLIVIDGGTLDTGKDLVVHLKTTFGFNVVITHALVTHPDTDHASGMREILEGLPVENLWVNLPWNFAAEARPYFVDKNWTEQGLANELRKELKWTGLSRQFLCLF; from the coding sequence ATGAATTGTGAAATAGAATTTCTACCAGTTGGAACTGGATCAAGACCGGGCGATGCCATTGTAGTTCGCTATGGAGAGGATAATAATTGGCAACTCATAGTCATCGACGGTGGAACCTTGGATACCGGTAAAGATCTTGTCGTCCACTTAAAAACCACATTTGGCTTCAACGTTGTCATTACCCATGCGCTGGTGACCCATCCTGATACCGACCACGCTTCTGGTATGCGTGAGATATTAGAGGGTCTGCCAGTAGAAAATTTATGGGTTAATTTGCCGTGGAATTTTGCAGCAGAGGCTAGACCGTATTTTGTCGATAAAAATTGGACCGAACAGGGGCTTGCCAATGAATTGAGAAAGGAATTAAAGTGGACGGGTTTGTCAAGACAGTTTTTATGCCTTTTCTAA